In Panthera tigris isolate Pti1 chromosome B1, P.tigris_Pti1_mat1.1, whole genome shotgun sequence, the sequence TTGGTTCTCCTGCAGCTCTGCAATTTTGCTCCCGTACCACTTGTACCTATAGTAGCATAGAGATGTGTACCTCCTGCCCGCACAGCTTCTTTTTCCAGCTAAGAAACACAGGCTTTCAAATAGAATAGATAATGCCCTCTCACTTACTTGGTTTATCACCAACAGGAGCTTTTGGTGTGCCTTTGGTTTAGGGTAGTTATTTCATTCTACTTactaatatgattttttttttcctaagtattagGTAAGTCAAATGCTTTAGTACATTAAGTAGCCACTTTCTCTTTCGTACATCACTTTGGAGAAAAGTTTATTCAAGTTGAATACAATAGCtctcttcacattttattttgcatggcAATCCTCATTTAGTAGAAAGCAAATGAATCTGTTATCTACCTTATTAGTTCAGAAGAGAGTTTTAGTTTTGtgactctgtctcaaaatagatCAGAATGAAGAACTTACTGAAAACCACAATTCCttgaaatcaaatgaaaatgaagagaattcatttttgatagacTTTGTTACTACTCCACATGAGAAATCCAAGGAAAGTCAAGTGATTACTGATgaccttgaagaagaaaaggagaaagctgAACTGATCATGAATGAGTTGACAGCTGATCCACCGCTATTGAAATCTCAGAGTATCGTAATATCCGCTGATACAACTGCATCTTCAAaggtatttatataaaattataccttTTATACTACAgcaaaactcaaaatagatctgTTAAATATTTTACCTGCCGTATCATGTACTCTTGAATTATCTGTAGAAAACTCATCTTTTGATACTGGTATATTATCAAGTGGTTCTTATTTAATTCAATACTGTTTTACTTCAGGGAAGATTTGCAGTGAATATAATAAAAgtcaatatttcattaaaaattatcaaaggTATATGATCATAGTATACTtttaaatatctagaaatataaACCCATAAGTGGGTAGGTTTCTATAGGTCTTCGTGTTACAAAAGTGCATCTATCTGGAACAATTTCTAAGGTTTTGAATtagtgaatttttaaacattttggatatcatttttaaacattttatacattttaaaggaaatctttAAGAAATGTTTACCAACATCTTTCTTGTTTAAATGGATGGACAGTATCATTATtagaaacattattattattataacctTGAGAACCAGATTTATGGTGTGTAGGATTACTTGAAACTATGCCAGAgtagtatacttttaaaatttatggtatagcatttttagtctttatttctcttgaagCTAGTCTTTATTTCTTATAGCTATAGTCAGCTGGTGACTATGTGTATTTACTATTGGGGAAGGTAACAGTGCTAGTTGAAGACTTGTGGTTGAATAGGACTTTTATAATACAGAATACTAATGCTTTGTATTAAAATTTACAGAGAAGGTTCATTAAACCATGTTCCAGGTATATTGTTCGTAACCACTTTCCTTAGGAAAAATCAGTCATGCCAAGTAAGCCATGTAGGTTTCTATCTGTGTTCTCATTTGAATGCTAGCAGCCTTCTGTGTAAAGGAGAGAAGTTACtccttaaaaagaagaagggTATTTGGAATTTATAGATGGGATCCTAGAAATGTCAAACAGAGGCAGTTCTAAATTACAACAGGCAATTTATGTATAATAAGTAAGACCATGACATTTCTTTTGACTTAATCCTTGGCTTTATCCTTACTCCCCTTAAAGGACCTTCCTTAAGTCTGAATCACATCATTCCCCTGCTGAGGTCTCTTTGTTGGATTGTCATCATAAGAATAAaatgcagaggggcacctgggtggctcagttggttaagcgtctgactcttgatttctgctcaggtcatgatctcaccgttcataagtttgagccccaggtctggctctgtgctaacagcacagaacctactttggattctctctctctctctctctctctctctctctctctctccctccctccctccctccctcaaaataaataaatcaacttaaaaaaaaaataaaatgcaaacattttaccACTTTCTAAGGACCTCACACATTCTTCTCTGACCATCTGTTCCTCCACTCTCCCTGTCATTCACTGTGCTTCAGCATCATTcacctttttctgtttctcaacaTTATCAAGTTCTTTCCCTTCTCGAGTTCTTAGCCCTTACTACTTCTTTCTTTCCGTAGACCTTCCTTCATGTGGCCCCTTTCTTCTCGTCATTTATCTTAGCACTGATGTCAAGACCTCAGGGAGGCCTTTCCAGATCACTGTCGTTAACATAATCCCTCACTCTAGTCATTGTCACAGGGCCCTAGCTTAACCCCTTCTTGACtcacatttgtttttgtgtttcatgTCCATCAGCCCTCCCTAAAGTGTAGTATCCTTATTAGTTCCCAGGGACTGCTGTACTTGACACATAGTAGATGTTTCAAAAACATTGATTTCCTTGCAGCTTGGCCCCTAAATCTAACTGTGATAGTTATGGGGAGTAATCCATCTatggtattttctatttaatagaAAACAATTGAAGAcagaaatatgaagaataaaaaatcaacaaataatagAGCGTCCAGTGCATCTGGCAGGTAATAAAGTTATTATTATCCCAAATTTATGAGTTTATTTCCAACAGACCTAATTTTAGCTTAACTTCTGTAAAGTGAATTTCATTTGGTAttacttgattttctttaaattcccaTCTCATGAAATGAATGAAGTAGTTATTTCATGATAAGACTCCTCAGTTGATCATGTTCTTTTTTGATGAGGAATTTATTAGGGATTCTCTATACTCTACATTATTCCTGGGTTAGAGTTTCTTTGCTGTATGGTAATAAAGCTAAAGTCCAGCATTAGACTTCTCTGTTAAGTGTCTTTGTCTAACACATGACAATTATACTTAAAACCTTGAGGATCTGTGGACTAAGGTGGTTTATTAAAATGACAAGATTCTATATTGCTTCATTCACGCCGATGATAATGAATGTCTAACTCATAAATGCTAATCAAAAGCTTCTGTCTTTTAAATTACCGTTAATCAAATAAAGCAAGGGTCAGCAAACCTTAACTGTAAAATGCCAGTTAGTACATGGATTAGGATTTATGGGCCATATTCTCTTTCTTGTAACTACTCAGTTCTGCTGTTATAGCAGGGAAACAGCCTTAGgcaacatgtaaatgaatgatcGTAGCTGTGGTGCAGTAAacttacaaaataagtaaactgtaCAAAACTGGGTAGTGGGCCATATTTTCCTGCCAACCCCTGAAGTAGAAAATGCTATTCTAActatttagaattgtttttttgtaACAAAATGATACAAGAGACTTAAAATctactttatttatattattttctccatgtaACTTGAGATGTAATccatgtttcttaaaaatgttctaaTTACAATTTTCTAGAAAGAGCAAGCACTTTGAAGCTCTAAGTAAGAAAAGACTATCATcgtctttttttacattttcaaaatacttataacttattaatttataatgtaatttCAGATATAGTAGCTGTAAATTctaatgtgtttttcttctaCCAAGTGCAATTGTAGTAACTGTGTTGATTTCTTTGGATCTTTTCAGATTAATGACctctgactttttaaagaaatctagtTCTATAAGGAGACCACCGTCAGCATCTACCTCTTCTCACTATTTAGGGACTTTGAAAGTCTTGGACCAAAAGCCCTCACAGAAACAGAACCTAGAACCTGAACAAGCAGATAACATAAGGGCAGCTGTTTATcaggtaaaaaggaaaacattttttaaaaatgaagagtcaCCTAATAAGGTTACCCGTTTATCAAGGAATAAAATGACCCTGTCAGAAATGGTGGTTTAATACTTAATTTATTGGGAAGAATGTTCCTTTGTAATACCTGAGCAacccaaagttgtttttttttttttttttttttactaaattatttctttctaagCTTTGCTTAACCAATCatagctggttttttttttattttttattttgtaagtttcttttcatttttttttttacattcatttatttttgagaagcagagtgagacaaagcatgagcgggggaggggcagagagagaaggagacacagaatccgaagcagcctccaggctctaagcaagcagtcagcacagagcctgatgtggggctcgaacccacaaactgtgagatcacgacccgagcctaagtcggacgctcaaccgattgagccacccaggcacccccatagctgtttttaaagaaagagaatatgccatgaaaatttataaaattccagCCAAAGCAAAAATATGGTTAAGGTCTATATACgtttttatgctttttcttcttaaaatgtgtgaacaaatgaacaaatgtatgAACAAATTTATGaacaaaaagttttaatttttttctttcctaagaatTTGTATTTGAAGTAAGCTTGCATAGCAAAAGACTTTCctgatttttcctcatttccaaaaaggtccttttttttttttcttgtcttgtttATTACACTACATAGTACACTTTAGAAAATCGTACTTGAGAAATTTGGAGACAAATGTGAACTTTCATGTAGCCATTATATTCAATCTTTGAATTCTGTTGTTAAATATAAGAAAGATGACAgacatattttttattcatacttatctttatatattacaatattattagaaaaagaaaaatgatactaGTGTATATAGAAtttctaaattttgtgttttgcctttttaaaattttaatcaaatatttcagaaatggaTAAGAATTCTAATTCATTTGGGAAACTTTGAATATCATAtagtttctttcttattctcacAGGAgtggttagaaaagaaaaatgtgtatttacatGAAATGCACAGAATCAAAAGGATTGAAAGTGAAAACCTAAGGATCCAAAACGAACAGGTATTCTGAAATACAGAAGTGGAAAATACTGTGGATTTTTAAGTCAGTAAAATATCTCTAAATATTTAACATTGCTAAATCTACTGTTGCTTAAATGGCAAAATAACATGCATAAGAGAAtcgatttctgattttatttctctggtactttatacatttttagtTTGATATGAATATAACCGTTTTACATgaaaacagatacacagagatTTCTGTTTTTCGTACTCATTTGACCGTACTCATTGTGAACTTATTGTTGCTTGTGGACACCTGTTCACTCTTACTTCACTTTTCCCTGTGAAAAATTGACTTCAATCTTACGACTTAGCCAAGAATGTAAAGGGTCATCAGACATTGACCTctagttttcctcttttccaccTTGAATTTTATACGTGTCTTCAAGACCAACCCCTACATGAACTCTTGAGCCATATCCTTCCCGCTGTCCAGAGGTAGTCTCTTATTTCAGTACTTGAGTCTCTGCCTCTAACTCCTGCCTGGTAGTCTCCGACATGCTTAGTTCCTTCGCATCTTCTAAACTAAAAGCCCTCTACTGTGCTGTGCAATACTTCAATGGATTCAGAGAGGAACCTATTTCCCAAGTGCAGGGTACTGCATGGAGCAGCCCTGCAGGGGTGTGCCACATCCCCGTCACCACTTTTGCAGCGTTTCTCTGCTGTGCTCAGTGCCAGACACCTTCTCGTGTGATCTGCGCAACTCGGGGAGGTATGTCGTGCCTTCCCTTCTGAATCATGTTTTCTCTAAGGCTTTCTGTCGTTTAATGGTAAGCAATATTTTAGAGCAAGCCAAGAATATGGGATTAGGTGGAGGTAAGTAAAGTCATAACATACTTACCATACACTCACCCACACATTTTCCCGTCTGCACATAGTTTCAACATGTGGGCTCTGTTGTTTAGTAACAATTTTATGCTTTGATGTCAGTCAGAACTCCAGTTCAAAGCAAAAATCTGTGTGACTTGGCCAATCTACCTCACTCTGACTTACTTTATAAGCCTGTAACTTTCCTGATATCTTTCTTTTAATGGAATGTgtgtttttttgaagtttatttatttattttgagagagagagaggagggaaagggcagagagagagggaaggagaaaatcccaagcaggctgtcagcccagagcccaacggcGGGGCTgtatctcatgaccctgagatcgtgacctgagccgaaatcaagagtaggttgcttaaccgactgagccaccctggtgcccccttaatagaatgttttattattagtattttacaGTAGTACTTGGCCTATTAGTTTTGACAACATTTGTTCAGTACATTTCCAAAAAACAGTTCTTTCCCATGAATAGCAGATcaatatcagataaatggtttaagaaaaggacattttaaaatgcaatgagtaaaaataaaattaaaatgcaatgaaaaaatcagatgactttttttttttttttttttttgtaaatcaacTTGTCTAACCTATCCTAAATAaattatcttctttgaaaaacaatttctaGAAACGATGACTATGTAGGGAAGGAAATACAATCTGTATGTGTATATCGGTATCTTCCGATACTTGGCCATCTATTTACCCACACACATCTAACTGtctcttatttttctgaaatagaaAAGAGCTGCTAAGAGAGAAGAAGCATTGGCATCATTTGAGGCCTGGAAGgctatgaaagaaaaggaagcaaagaaaatcGCCGCCAAAAAAAgacttgaggaaaaaaacaagaaaaaaaccgaGGAAGAAAATGCTGTGAGAAAAGGAGAGGCGCTACAGGTATGCAGGGGCTTCGGACATCTGCCTTCCTTATCCTCCCTCACTCAGCACCTGTGGGACTGATTGACTGGGCTTCTCCTTACCTGGTCACATCCACGGTCAGTAAGAAACTCGTTGTGAACTCTTTCAGGCGTTTGAAcgatggaaagagaaaaagatggagtatcttagagagaaaaataaaaaggagaaagaatatgaaagagcgaagaagcagaaagaggaggaaactattgctgagaaaaggaaagataacTTAACAGCTGTAGAGAAATGGTAATCCCAAATGAGAACTGTTTTGCTCCATTTCAAATGAATAACGCTCTAggcttttaaaacattgtttGCCTGAAATTTACTAATGTATCGGCATCTCATTACCACAAAGATGTATTAGGAAATCTTTATTATAGCCTCTCCTTTAACCACCCAGTGTTTTGTACTGTCCTACATAGGAATGAAAAGAAGGACgcctttttcaaagaaaaggagaaagagagaataaatgagaaaagaagagaagaactgaaaaaagcagagaagaaagataaagacaaGCAAGCTATTGATGAATATGAAAAATGGCTGGTAGGTATTGTTTGTTAATGCACCTGTGTCTTATTAATGTACTTTATTCATGACTTCTCTGTGCCTAATTCTAGTTCTTTTTGCCCCTGCCTGCTGCCATTTCTACTCAAAGCTGCCTTGTTGAATCTGTTCTCTCCCTATGTCTATCATATTGCCTTTGATTTACTCATTTCTGTTAACGCTTCTACTATTCCTTCAAGCACTCAGGCGTAAGCCTTCAGGCATGATACTCTTCCTTACCCACATTCCCAGGGTTAGTCACTTACCAGTCGTGCCTAGTCTTCCTTTGCAATGACTCTTAGGTGTAAAATCACGGAAAGCTGACAAGTGCACTGCTGAAGGACTTGTCAGCTTTTAGGTGGGACTTGTCATGACACATAGTAATACTGAATTGAACGGTGAGAAAGttattccactttttaaattctcttttgctCTTTCCAATGACCTCGAGGAGAAAGTCTCATTTTGGTGCTTTTTAACgaaagaaagcaaataagaaGTTCGGGAGGAAAATGTCTACCTGGACTTaacatgtttctgttttttaaatatttttcttctgttttagtcTACTTGTGTTTATAGTTCCTTTTCATTGATGTTAAGCAAAATACTGTTTTCCGTTTTAAAATATCATCATATATATACGTGTTTATCAATTTTTGACTAGGTAACGTGTTCATATGAAAAGCACTTTACATCGGTAGGTGGCACATTCACGCGGGTAGTTAGCACCTCCATAGGTGGCACATTCATGTGGGTAGTTAGCACTCCGCCTGCTGCAGCAATCACAAAGTGTAAAAGTTTCTCCACAGGGGCATAGCATCCGGTAGGGCTCTCTCCAGTAAGATTTCTTATAAACTTTTTGAATTCATGTCAATGTGCTAGTTAAAAATACTGttcagggtattttgtggttGTATTTCTCTGGTTAGGACTGacttttagcatcttttcatttgtggaAGGGtcacttgtcatttttttttgtaaactgttAATCCATAGACTTTGCACATTTTTCTGTTGGtctttttcatattaattttcagAAGCTTTTTTATACACTAGGGAAATAAGCCTATTTCTGGTATGAGTTACAACCACTTTTTCCCATGGTTTTGTTGATCTCTCAACTTTGCATATAGTATTTTATGCGATgaacaattttgttttatcttctggtgtcaaatttatcagtcttttgAGTTCTATTTTCAGGCATAGTTGAAAAGACTTTCTTCATGACTTGAAGTTAAATAAAGtgctctcatttttcttctagtaactttatgattttaatatcttgacattttaacatttgacCAGCTTATAATTTATCTTGCTCGTGATGGGATATTTgattccaactttattttttccaaacacATCTCCTATAAAAAAGCCTTTTACCCAATGATTTGAGGTACTGCCTTTGTTATCTGATACATTCCCAGAACTTAGgatctgtttcttctcttctttctttttttaatgtttatttatttatttctgagggggggagagagagagagagagagagagagagaaacagaatataagtgggggagggacagagagagagggagacacagaatccgaagcaggctccagactacgagctgtcagcacagagcctgacacggggctcagactcacaaaccatgagatcatgacctgagctgacgttggacgcccaagtgactgagccacccgggtgccccaggatcTGTTTCTTGACTTTCTGTTCCATGGGTCAATCTCAGATCTCACTGTACATATTCCATATACTGTTTCATTGTCAGGACTTTATATGTTTTcatatctgttttgtttaatcTTCCTTCATAGCTCCACTTTCAAGtatctattattatttactttttctcataaactttagaatcaacaGTAGCTAGAGAAACATTCAGGACACAAGGCAGACTATgtaaagataagataaaaacatgaagcatttaggaataaacttaagaaacgTGCAAGACAAAGACaactatgaagaaaattttagaacACTCCTAAAGGACACAAATGAAGACTTGAGAACATGGATCAAAACTGCTCTTGGATAGAAACTCAGTCTTATAATGATGTTATAGATGTCAGTTCTCCCTGCAGTaatttacaaatttaatgcaatcctaataaaaatagcaacagaatttattattgtttatgtgTTGACTTTCGTGCAGCTTTATGCCAATTTCAGGCAGAAAAACAGTAAGGAATAAGGTGATCAAAATTGGTTTAATGGTTTGAATGAGGAAGGTAGTGTTTCGTGATGgctttcttaaactttttaaaaaaaaattgtaatgtttatttttgagagagagaggggggtgggtagggcagagagagaaggagacacagaatccgaagcaggctccaggctctgagctgtcagcacagagccctatgcagggctcaaacctacgaactgtgagaccacgacctgagccgaagttggacgtttaactgactgagccacccaggcgccccttccttaaACTCTTAAATAGTGCTTGgttctaagaaaaatgaaaactcttcATAGATCAAGGAGACATACACTGTGTGCTAGTATCACTTGTAGCAACTAAATGTACGTGTttaagttttcagttttattttcacttattcttGAAAATGGAATAGAATCTCCTTAATGACTAAGCCACAGTTAGGTACATTGTGTTTTATTACAGTACTTAGTCACTTTCTCATCCTGATCAGTCCTCTAGAGAACAAAAACTCATCAATCAAAGATGTACGATGAAAATGACTTGTTTTGATGTCAGTATAACCTCAACAAATATAATGCTACTTATAAAAACATCCATATACAATATGTTACAGAACTACTCCTCCATTTTACCAATctcttattaaaatttgtttgcaGATAGTTTGGAAAAATACCTCTATTTAGAAGTCTAAGgactttcattttaatgtaaagtTACGTGTcaaaattttgttataaaatctAATTTGAGTAGTGAGCATTGGATGAGTTATTCTTTTAGGGGAAAGTTATAGCCAAAGATCAGTAAGACTCTCTTCTTTACGCTGGTTCCCAGATTAATTAATAGTTGCctttaataagaaaatgaataaaaagttcaGTCTCCAACAGACAACAGTCAGAAGGACTTTATAACAAggttcttttagtttttaattattgctTGAGTAATATTACCAATAATTAATTATTACTCAAGATAACATTACAGATCATCTGAATTGATATTAAGGTTGATAGTTGCTTATTTCCTATTCTGACCTTTTTAGTATCTACCAGTAAGAACAAACTTGTttcatgtttccctctctctccccatgttAAATGGAACAGACAAAAAGAGGTTTGGTCAGTTTCTGTGGACACAGCCTAGTCTTTGCTTTTCTGCTACCTAGCAAGagggtctgcctccctctgagATACTAAAATGATTGACCGTGACTCaattatagttttttttgttgttttctcaatTAAGATTCTGAAAGGAGATTCCCTCTTTGCTTTAGTAGGACTAGTAGGCATGCAAACATTTTCATGATCTGGAGCAGGgtgttaaaataatttcatacctCTCTATTCTTTTCGTTTTATGTGAATAATTGTATGTCGATGGAAACCTTGCGTTATCGTATTCTCCTTGTGACATCTATCAGTTCCACACAGGTACGGGTAAAAGAACCATAGACACCTAATAATTTACCAAAAATGCTGTCCCTCCCAAGCTGCTCAGTCTGCAGAGGCAGTGTTGTTTAAGGGTTCCTGGGTACTGCTGCTCCTTGAGAAAATCACCAAGGTGAGGAAACCACCCAACTTTCAGGTGTTAGCAGAGACttggagaaatggaaagacaatctGAGCTGCAGGGTGAAAGGAGCGAGAACTGTTAACATTTCAGGTAGTCCTAGATTAATATCTAGATTTCATGGTACTTCCCACATACTCAGTCATCTCTTTGACGGGTATGTGTACGGGGAAACAGAATGGTTCGAAAATCCATCTGCTTTCATGAAAATGTGAGATTCTGGAaggtaatattttcaaataagatgAGGGTCAGAACTGTTCCCATCaagcagtaaaataaaaacttaccatTCCATTCACCCAGAAGCCAGCGTTCTCGCCTGGATTATTCCCACCACTTCCCAGGATATGTAGCCCTTAATCCCTCATTTGCCTCCAGAGGTGGTCCCACATTTCACTGCTTTTTCTACAGCTAAACTTCTAAAGGTTTATTTACACTTCTTAGTTCTCCATACCCTTTTCACCCTCCACACACTCCGAGCTTGTCTCTTTTGCCATTGTGTTACAGAAACTACGCTTTGACAGTTAGTTTTGCAGACCATGTAGCCATCCAATGTGTTGTTTTCTGCCACATTCCCCGGACCTCTCAAACATTCTAGATAGTCGCATCCTCCTT encodes:
- the MAP9 gene encoding microtubule-associated protein 9 isoform X4 gives rise to the protein MILRASVGLGTLFTLISLGDFSDTSVDENSDKKKMNDFHLSDDEEKNSPKLSFLKTKKSNIDMTKEEPAFSAKNDEDMAPGGCGDVVGAPLPEYQSEDQEIEKDKIKMKPKPRILPVKSTSSENNSSLEADNHFRPSPRPRSMLKTHSHKEEKDGPGEGKTTALREELEPHSAPSPLPALNDGQLEAEKKAFSENLDPEDPWLTSLSSSSLKESLGDSLSPGSGEKASIQDQNEELTENHNSLKSNENEENSFLIDFVTTPHEKSKESQVITDDLEEEKEKAELIMNELTADPPLLKSQSIVISADTTASSKKTIEDRNMKNKKSTNNRASSASGRLMTSDFLKKSSSIRRPPSASTSSHYLGTLKVLDQKPSQKQNLEPEQADNIRAAVYQEWLEKKNVYLHEMHRIKRIESENLRIQNEQKRAAKREEALASFEAWKAMKEKEAKKIAAKKRLEEKNKKKTEEENAVRKGEALQAFERWKEKKMEYLREKNKKEKEYERAKKQKEEETIAEKRKDNLTAVEKWNEKKDAFFKEKEKERINEKRREELKKAEKKDKDKQAIDEYEKWLEKKERQERIERKQKKRHSFLENEALPPWSPPSRTVFSKVF
- the MAP9 gene encoding microtubule-associated protein 9 isoform X2, with amino-acid sequence MSDEVFSTTLAYTKSPKVTKRTTFQDELIKAITARSARQRSSEYSDDFDSDEIVSLGDFSDTSVDENSDKKKMNDFHLSDDEEKNSPKLSFLKTKKSNIDMTKEEPAFSAKNDEDMAPGGCGDVVGAPLPEYQSEDQEIEKDKIKMKPKPRILPVKSTSSENNSSLEADNHFRPSPRPRSMLKTHSHKEEKDGPGEGKTTALREELEPHSAPSPLPALNDGQLEAEKKAFSENLDPEDPWLTSLSSSSLKESLGDSLSPGSGEKASIQDFVTTPHEKSKESQVITDDLEEEKEKAELIMNELTADPPLLKSQSIVISADTTASSKKTIEDRNMKNKKSTNNRASSASGRLMTSDFLKKSSSIRRPPSASTSSHYLGTLKVLDQKPSQKQNLEPEQADNIRAAVYQEWLEKKNVYLHEMHRIKRIESENLRIQNEQKRAAKREEALASFEAWKAMKEKEAKKIAAKKRLEEKNKKKTEEENAVRKGEALQAFERWKEKKMEYLREKNKKEKEYERAKKQKEEETIAEKRKDNLTAVEKWNEKKDAFFKEKEKERINEKRREELKKAEKKDKDKQAIDEYEKWLEKKERQERIERKQKKRHSFLENEALPPWSPPSRTVFSKVF
- the MAP9 gene encoding microtubule-associated protein 9 isoform X3, whose product is MSDEVFSTTLAYTKSPKVTKRTTFQDELIKAITARSARQRSSEYSDDFDSDEIDDEEKNSPKLSFLKTKKSNIDMTKEEPAFSAKNDEDMAPGGCGDVVGAPLPEYQSEDQEIEKDKIKMKPKPRILPVKSTSSENNSSLEADNHFRPSPRPRSMLKTHSHKEEKDGPGEGKTTALREELEPHSAPSPLPALNDGQLEAEKKAFSENLDPEDPWLTSLSSSSLKESLGDSLSPGSGEKASIQDQNEELTENHNSLKSNENEENSFLIDFVTTPHEKSKESQVITDDLEEEKEKAELIMNELTADPPLLKSQSIVISADTTASSKKTIEDRNMKNKKSTNNRASSASGRLMTSDFLKKSSSIRRPPSASTSSHYLGTLKVLDQKPSQKQNLEPEQADNIRAAVYQEWLEKKNVYLHEMHRIKRIESENLRIQNEQKRAAKREEALASFEAWKAMKEKEAKKIAAKKRLEEKNKKKTEEENAVRKGEALQAFERWKEKKMEYLREKNKKEKEYERAKKQKEEETIAEKRKDNLTAVEKWNEKKDAFFKEKEKERINEKRREELKKAEKKDKDKQAIDEYEKWLEKKERQERIERKQKKRHSFLENEALPPWSPPSRTVFSKVF
- the MAP9 gene encoding microtubule-associated protein 9 isoform X1 encodes the protein MSDEVFSTTLAYTKSPKVTKRTTFQDELIKAITARSARQRSSEYSDDFDSDEIVSLGDFSDTSVDENSDKKKMNDFHLSDDEEKNSPKLSFLKTKKSNIDMTKEEPAFSAKNDEDMAPGGCGDVVGAPLPEYQSEDQEIEKDKIKMKPKPRILPVKSTSSENNSSLEADNHFRPSPRPRSMLKTHSHKEEKDGPGEGKTTALREELEPHSAPSPLPALNDGQLEAEKKAFSENLDPEDPWLTSLSSSSLKESLGDSLSPGSGEKASIQDQNEELTENHNSLKSNENEENSFLIDFVTTPHEKSKESQVITDDLEEEKEKAELIMNELTADPPLLKSQSIVISADTTASSKKTIEDRNMKNKKSTNNRASSASGRLMTSDFLKKSSSIRRPPSASTSSHYLGTLKVLDQKPSQKQNLEPEQADNIRAAVYQEWLEKKNVYLHEMHRIKRIESENLRIQNEQKRAAKREEALASFEAWKAMKEKEAKKIAAKKRLEEKNKKKTEEENAVRKGEALQAFERWKEKKMEYLREKNKKEKEYERAKKQKEEETIAEKRKDNLTAVEKWNEKKDAFFKEKEKERINEKRREELKKAEKKDKDKQAIDEYEKWLEKKERQERIERKQKKRHSFLENEALPPWSPPSRTVFSKVF